A portion of the Leptospira noumeaensis genome contains these proteins:
- a CDS encoding RDD family protein, whose protein sequence is MKQKNKTHYTARILAKFFDIKAADILSVHLIDFISVPIKGEILNQIFPYILTFILFLIYDTSFQFFANGSLGKKLFNIHLLSKENENQQIPITTIFNRSFYVCCFGLGFMIPKISTLFVLFNIFYLYRNGTTHWDKVLKLKLVFKPISIGRMVLIAFCFFILLNSYYRLIKDYI, encoded by the coding sequence TTGAAGCAAAAAAATAAGACTCACTATACAGCTCGTATTCTCGCGAAATTTTTTGATATTAAAGCCGCAGATATATTATCGGTTCATTTGATAGATTTTATTTCAGTTCCTATTAAGGGAGAAATATTAAACCAAATTTTCCCATATATATTGACTTTTATTCTATTCCTGATATATGATACCTCCTTCCAATTTTTTGCCAATGGAAGTTTAGGGAAAAAACTTTTTAACATCCACTTATTATCGAAGGAAAATGAAAACCAACAGATTCCCATCACAACAATTTTCAACCGTTCATTTTACGTTTGTTGCTTTGGACTAGGCTTTATGATTCCCAAAATTTCAACTTTATTTGTTCTATTTAACATATTTTATTTATACAGAAATGGAACTACACATTGGGATAAAGTTTTAAAACTCAAACTAGTTTTCAAACCCATATCGATAGGTAGAATGGTATTGATTGCCTTTTGTTTTTTCATATTATTGAATTCATACTACCGACTAATAAAAGACTATATTTAA